In Xanthomonas sp. SI, the following are encoded in one genomic region:
- a CDS encoding TIM-barrel domain-containing protein has product MYNANRPVRPAMKPLPRLLALSLALLAAGIHAQEVKKDADGVTVHPSAKGAAPVRLQVVDSGIIRVSADPDGDFKRTPSLMRVPVQGDTAYQFDEQGDTVRVRTAKVTAQVSTVDGHVSFADADGKPLLAEAAGGRSFAPLKVEGTSYLSTRQRFASPDDEAFYGLGQHQQGWMNQKGRNVELLQSNIDLAVPYLVSSRNYGILWDNNSITRMGDPRGLQPLPASLKLYDAKGKPGALTARYSVNGKQVVERREKELNYQYIKDLAKFPAKAKPSDKSRMQVSWEGEIEARSGGEHSFSLYSSEYAKLWVDGKLVVDRWRQNWNPWHNEFTLALQPGQRHKIKVEWDLIDPSYIALLHRDPLPAAEAKDLSLWSEAGQMIDYYFVAGADADQVIAGYRELTGKAVLLPKWAYGFWQSRERYKSQDELVAALAEYRKRKLPIDNIVLDWSYWPENAWGSHDFDKAHFPDPDGMVKSVHDMHAQIMISIWPKFYPTTANYKELDAAGHMYRRNVEVGELDWIGKGYKNSFYDPYSADAQAIYWRQINDKLNSKGFDAWWMDADEPDVHSNLDIGERKARTTPTALGPSTEFFNSYPLPHTHGVYEGDRAADGKRVFILSRKGYAGTQRNAVAVWSGDIVSRWDDMRDQISAGVNVSMSGLPNWTFDIGGFAVEKRYEDQDPAHQSEWRELNTRWFQFGAFVPLFRSHGQFPFREIWNIAPEGTPYYASMAYYSRLRYALLPYIYTLAGDTYHHDGVMMRGLPMDFPHDPKVADINDEYLFGPSFLVAPVTRFGATSRQVYLPAGTSWIDFNSGKRYDGGQSIDAAAPLQRMPLFVRAGAIVPTTTVQQYVDEVPNAPLTVVVYTGADGQFSLYEDDGKGYGYEKGEFSRIPLRWNQAKGVLTIGAREGSWPGMLAKRTINVRFVDGVREETGALEPKADASVQYSGKPLNVARKAAKGAKRSKAK; this is encoded by the coding sequence ATGTACAACGCGAACCGTCCCGTCCGCCCGGCGATGAAGCCGCTGCCGCGCCTGCTGGCCTTGTCGCTGGCGCTGCTCGCCGCCGGCATCCACGCGCAGGAAGTGAAGAAGGACGCCGACGGCGTCACCGTGCACCCCAGCGCCAAGGGCGCCGCGCCGGTGCGGCTGCAGGTGGTGGACAGCGGCATCATCCGCGTCAGCGCCGATCCGGATGGCGATTTCAAGCGCACCCCGAGCCTGATGCGGGTGCCGGTGCAGGGCGACACCGCCTACCAGTTCGACGAGCAGGGCGACACGGTGCGGGTCAGGACCGCCAAGGTCACCGCGCAGGTGTCCACGGTCGATGGCCATGTCAGTTTCGCCGATGCCGACGGCAAGCCGCTGCTGGCCGAAGCGGCGGGCGGGCGCAGCTTCGCGCCGCTGAAGGTGGAGGGCACCTCCTACCTGAGCACGCGCCAGCGCTTCGCCTCGCCCGACGACGAAGCCTTCTACGGCTTGGGCCAGCACCAGCAGGGCTGGATGAACCAGAAGGGCCGCAATGTCGAGCTGCTGCAGAGCAATATCGACCTGGCGGTGCCGTACCTGGTGTCCAGCCGCAACTACGGCATCCTGTGGGACAACAATTCGATCACCCGCATGGGCGACCCGCGCGGCCTGCAGCCGCTGCCGGCCTCGCTGAAGCTGTACGACGCCAAGGGCAAGCCGGGTGCGCTGACTGCGCGCTATTCGGTCAACGGCAAGCAGGTGGTCGAGCGCCGCGAGAAGGAGCTCAACTACCAGTACATCAAGGACCTGGCCAAGTTCCCGGCCAAGGCCAAGCCCAGCGACAAGAGCCGCATGCAGGTCAGCTGGGAAGGCGAGATCGAGGCCAGGAGCGGCGGCGAGCACAGCTTCTCGCTGTACTCCAGCGAGTACGCCAAGCTGTGGGTCGACGGCAAGCTGGTGGTCGACCGCTGGCGCCAGAACTGGAACCCGTGGCACAACGAGTTCACCCTGGCGCTGCAGCCGGGCCAGCGCCACAAGATCAAGGTCGAGTGGGACCTGATCGACCCGAGCTACATCGCGCTGCTGCACCGCGACCCGCTGCCGGCGGCCGAGGCCAAGGACCTGTCGCTGTGGTCCGAGGCCGGGCAGATGATCGACTACTACTTCGTCGCCGGCGCCGACGCCGACCAGGTCATCGCCGGCTACCGCGAACTGACCGGCAAGGCGGTGCTGCTGCCGAAGTGGGCCTACGGTTTCTGGCAGAGCCGCGAGCGCTACAAGAGCCAGGACGAACTGGTCGCCGCGCTGGCGGAATACCGCAAGCGCAAGCTGCCGATCGACAACATCGTGCTCGACTGGTCGTACTGGCCGGAGAACGCCTGGGGTTCGCACGACTTCGACAAGGCCCACTTCCCCGATCCGGATGGCATGGTCAAGTCGGTGCACGACATGCACGCGCAGATCATGATCTCGATCTGGCCGAAGTTCTATCCGACCACCGCCAACTACAAGGAACTCGACGCCGCCGGGCACATGTACAGGCGCAACGTCGAAGTCGGCGAACTGGACTGGATCGGCAAGGGCTACAAGAACTCGTTCTACGACCCGTATTCGGCCGATGCGCAGGCGATCTACTGGCGGCAGATCAACGACAAGCTCAACAGCAAGGGCTTCGATGCGTGGTGGATGGACGCCGACGAGCCGGACGTGCACTCCAACCTGGACATCGGCGAGCGCAAGGCGCGCACCACGCCGACCGCGCTGGGCCCGTCCACCGAGTTCTTCAATTCCTACCCGTTGCCGCACACGCATGGTGTGTACGAGGGCGACCGCGCCGCCGACGGCAAGCGCGTGTTCATCCTCTCGCGCAAGGGCTATGCCGGCACCCAGCGCAATGCGGTGGCGGTGTGGAGCGGCGACATCGTCTCGCGCTGGGACGACATGCGCGACCAGATCTCCGCCGGCGTCAACGTCTCCATGTCCGGCCTGCCGAACTGGACCTTCGACATCGGCGGCTTCGCGGTGGAGAAGCGTTACGAGGACCAGGACCCGGCGCACCAGAGCGAATGGCGCGAGCTCAACACGCGCTGGTTCCAGTTCGGCGCGTTCGTGCCGCTGTTCCGCTCGCACGGCCAGTTCCCGTTCCGCGAGATCTGGAACATCGCCCCGGAAGGCACGCCGTACTACGCGAGCATGGCCTACTACAGCCGCCTGCGGTATGCGCTGCTGCCGTACATTTACACGCTCGCCGGCGACACCTATCACCACGACGGGGTGATGATGCGCGGCCTGCCGATGGACTTCCCGCATGATCCCAAGGTCGCCGACATCAACGACGAGTACCTGTTCGGACCGTCCTTCCTGGTCGCGCCGGTGACCCGTTTCGGCGCCACCTCGCGCCAGGTCTACCTGCCGGCCGGGACCTCGTGGATCGACTTCAACAGCGGCAAGCGCTACGACGGCGGCCAGAGCATCGACGCCGCCGCGCCGCTGCAGCGCATGCCGCTGTTCGTGCGCGCCGGTGCCATCGTGCCCACCACCACCGTGCAGCAATACGTGGACGAGGTGCCGAACGCGCCGCTGACCGTGGTCGTCTATACCGGCGCCGACGGCCAGTTCTCGCTGTACGAGGACGACGGCAAGGGCTATGGCTACGAGAAGGGCGAGTTCAGCCGCATTCCGCTGCGCTGGAACCAGGCCAAGGGCGTGCTGACCATCGGCGCGCGCGAAGGCAGCTGGCCGGGCATGCTGGCCAAGCGCACCATCAACGTGCGCTTCGTCGATGGCGTGCGCGAGGAGACCGGAGCACTGGAGCCCAAGGCCGACGCCAGCGTGCAATACAGCGGCAAGCCCTTGAACGTGGCGCGCAAGGCCGCGAAGGGTGCCAAGCGCAGCAAGGCGAAGTGA
- a CDS encoding glycoside hydrolase family 95 protein, protein MRIALTRRELCKAIGGGLVAGLAVPGAALAADADVETARAPVPAAAAEPAALQLWYPRPATQWVEALPVGNGRLGAMVWGGIAHERLQLNEDTLYAGQPHDATSPEALAALPQVRALIFAGRYAEAEALADAKMLSRPRKQMPYQPLADVLLDYDRADGIDGYRRELDLDTALTSTRFVSGDATHVREVFVSPTEQCIVVRLSCDHPGRISLRIGIDSPQAGEVTEEQGTLLFAGRNAGFAGIDGGLRFALRVLPQATGGQTRIERGRIRIENADEVVLLLTAATSYRRYDDVGGDPLARSAAQLRKAAALPYAQLLQRHLAEHRRMFRRVAIDLGSSAAAQLPTDERVRRYADGNDPALAALYHQYGRYLLISSSRPGSQPANLQGVWNDLMQPPWESKYTVNINTEMNYWPSEANALHECVEPLEAMLFDLAETGARTARAMYGAPGWVVHNNTDLWRQAGPVDGVKWSLWPMGGVWLLQQLWDRWDYGRDRAYLQRIYPLFKGAAEFFVATLVRDPQSGALVTNPSMSPENRHPFGAALCAGPAMDAQLLRDLFAQCIKMGRLLGVDAAFGERLAALRAQLPPDRIGGAGQLQEWQQDWDMQAPEIHHRHVSHLYALHPSSQINLRDTPELAAAARRSLQLRGDSATGWGLGWRLNLWARLRDGEHAHRILAMLLSPERTYPNLFDAHPPFQIDGNFGGTAGITEMLLQSWGDSIWLLPALPQAWPQGQVRGLRVRGAAGVDLAWRDGRLQHARLSSERGGHYTLVYGGQSLTADLSPGATMELGLHDDRLVRQ, encoded by the coding sequence ATGCGCATTGCGTTGACCCGCCGCGAGCTGTGCAAGGCGATCGGCGGCGGCCTGGTCGCCGGTCTCGCGGTGCCAGGCGCTGCGCTCGCTGCCGATGCCGATGTGGAGACAGCGCGCGCGCCGGTACCGGCAGCCGCCGCCGAACCGGCCGCGCTGCAGCTGTGGTACCCGCGTCCGGCCACGCAATGGGTGGAGGCGCTGCCGGTCGGCAACGGCCGGCTCGGTGCGATGGTGTGGGGCGGCATCGCCCACGAACGCCTGCAGTTGAACGAAGACACGCTGTATGCGGGCCAGCCCCACGATGCCACCTCGCCGGAGGCGTTGGCGGCGTTGCCGCAGGTACGCGCGTTGATCTTCGCCGGTCGCTATGCCGAAGCTGAGGCATTGGCCGATGCGAAGATGCTGTCGCGCCCGCGCAAGCAGATGCCTTACCAGCCGCTGGCCGATGTGCTGCTCGACTACGACCGTGCCGATGGCATCGACGGCTATCGGCGCGAACTCGATCTGGACACCGCGCTGACCAGCACCCGCTTTGTCTCGGGCGACGCCACGCATGTCCGCGAGGTGTTCGTCTCGCCAACCGAACAGTGCATCGTGGTGCGTCTGTCCTGCGATCACCCCGGCCGCATCTCGCTGCGCATCGGCATCGACAGCCCACAGGCCGGCGAGGTCACCGAAGAGCAGGGTACGTTGCTGTTCGCCGGGCGCAACGCCGGTTTCGCCGGCATCGACGGCGGGTTGCGCTTCGCGTTGCGCGTGCTGCCGCAGGCCACTGGCGGCCAGACCCGCATCGAGCGCGGGCGGATCCGCATCGAAAACGCCGACGAGGTGGTGCTGCTGCTGACCGCCGCCACCAGCTACCGGCGCTACGACGACGTCGGTGGCGATCCGCTCGCGCGCAGCGCCGCGCAGCTGCGCAAGGCGGCGGCGCTGCCCTATGCGCAGTTGCTGCAGCGGCATCTGGCCGAACACCGACGCATGTTCCGCCGGGTCGCGATCGACCTGGGCAGCAGCGCCGCCGCGCAGCTGCCCACCGACGAACGCGTACGCCGCTACGCCGACGGCAACGATCCGGCGCTGGCCGCGCTTTACCACCAGTACGGCCGCTACCTGCTGATCAGCAGTTCGCGGCCGGGCAGCCAGCCGGCCAACCTGCAAGGCGTGTGGAACGACCTGATGCAGCCGCCGTGGGAGAGCAAGTACACGGTCAACATCAATACCGAGATGAACTACTGGCCCAGCGAGGCCAACGCCCTGCACGAGTGCGTGGAACCGCTGGAAGCCATGCTGTTCGATCTGGCAGAAACCGGCGCCCGCACTGCGCGGGCGATGTACGGCGCACCGGGCTGGGTGGTGCACAACAACACCGACCTGTGGCGCCAGGCCGGGCCGGTCGACGGCGTGAAGTGGAGCCTGTGGCCGATGGGCGGCGTCTGGTTGCTGCAACAACTGTGGGACCGCTGGGACTACGGCCGCGATCGCGCCTACCTGCAGCGCATCTATCCGTTGTTCAAAGGCGCGGCCGAGTTCTTCGTCGCCACCCTGGTGCGCGATCCGCAGAGCGGCGCGTTGGTGACCAACCCATCGATGTCGCCGGAGAACCGGCATCCGTTCGGCGCCGCACTGTGCGCCGGCCCGGCGATGGACGCGCAATTGTTGCGCGATCTTTTTGCGCAGTGCATCAAAATGGGCCGCTTGCTGGGCGTGGACGCAGCCTTCGGCGAGCGCCTGGCGGCGCTGCGCGCACAGCTGCCGCCGGACCGCATCGGCGGCGCGGGGCAACTGCAGGAGTGGCAGCAGGACTGGGACATGCAGGCCCCGGAAATCCACCATCGCCACGTCTCGCATCTGTATGCGCTGCATCCGTCCAGCCAGATCAACTTGCGCGACACCCCTGAGTTGGCCGCCGCCGCCCGGCGCTCGCTGCAGCTCCGCGGTGATAGCGCTACCGGCTGGGGCCTCGGCTGGCGCCTGAACCTGTGGGCGCGGCTGCGCGACGGCGAGCATGCGCATCGTATTCTGGCGATGCTGCTGTCGCCCGAGCGCACCTATCCGAATCTGTTCGACGCGCATCCGCCGTTCCAGATCGACGGCAACTTCGGCGGCACCGCGGGCATCACCGAAATGCTGCTGCAGAGTTGGGGCGACAGCATCTGGCTGTTGCCGGCGCTGCCGCAGGCCTGGCCGCAGGGGCAGGTGCGCGGTCTGCGCGTGCGCGGCGCGGCAGGCGTGGATCTGGCCTGGCGCGATGGCCGCCTGCAGCATGCGCGACTGAGCAGCGAGCGTGGCGGGCACTACACTTTGGTTTACGGCGGGCAGTCCCTGACCGCCGATCTTTCTCCTGGAGCGACGATGGAACTGGGTTTGCACGACGATCGGCTGGTGCGGCAATGA
- the xylB gene encoding xylulokinase, whose translation MSLYIGLDVGTQSVKLLAYDADSRRVVATHGHALELISRDDGTREQQAQWWIDGIVACFAALSAEQRAQVRAISVSGQQHGFVPVDAQGQVTAPVKLWCDTSTQLECEEIMQAAGGEQRCVELAGNPILAGYTASKLPWTRKHRSDAYASMTSVLLPHDYVNFWLTGERYTEFGDASGSGWLDVRTRQWSAPLLQAIDPQRDLAAALPPLVPTETTFALSAAAAQTLGLPREVRVATGGGDNMMAAIGTGNVVPGRLTMSLGTSGTLFAYADRPVVDDAARWAAFCSSSGGWLPLICTMNCTVATETISRLFGIKTGQGEALLEATAPGAGGLVLLPFFNGERTPNLPAARGCMTGMDLHNTTPAHFYRAAMEGASYSLRNGFDAFVDAGLAFDSIYVTGGGSKSAGWRQLIADLFGLPVHVPAQAEGAAFGAALQALWADGHAQGDQASLAEVVLQHQQDEATLSAQPDPQRGAQYQAHYQTFLKHLHAIGPLYAG comes from the coding sequence ATGAGTCTGTACATCGGCCTGGACGTGGGCACGCAGAGCGTCAAGCTGCTCGCCTACGATGCGGATAGCCGGCGCGTGGTCGCCACGCACGGCCATGCGCTGGAACTGATCAGCCGCGACGACGGCACCCGCGAGCAGCAGGCGCAATGGTGGATCGACGGCATCGTCGCCTGCTTCGCCGCACTGAGCGCCGAGCAGCGCGCGCAGGTGCGCGCGATTTCGGTCTCCGGCCAGCAGCACGGCTTCGTGCCGGTGGATGCGCAAGGGCAGGTCACCGCGCCGGTCAAGCTGTGGTGCGACACCAGCACCCAACTGGAGTGCGAGGAGATCATGCAGGCCGCCGGCGGCGAACAGCGCTGCGTGGAGCTGGCCGGAAATCCGATCCTGGCCGGCTACACCGCCTCCAAGCTGCCGTGGACGCGCAAGCACCGCAGCGACGCGTACGCCAGCATGACCTCGGTGCTGCTGCCGCACGACTACGTCAATTTCTGGCTCACCGGCGAGCGCTACACCGAGTTCGGCGACGCCTCCGGCAGCGGCTGGCTGGACGTGCGCACCCGGCAGTGGTCGGCGCCGCTGCTGCAGGCGATCGATCCGCAGCGCGACCTGGCCGCGGCGCTGCCGCCGCTGGTGCCGACCGAAACCACCTTCGCCCTGTCCGCGGCCGCGGCGCAGACCCTGGGCCTGCCGCGCGAGGTGCGCGTGGCCACCGGCGGCGGCGACAACATGATGGCCGCGATCGGCACCGGCAACGTGGTGCCCGGGCGGCTGACGATGAGCCTGGGCACGTCCGGCACGCTGTTCGCGTACGCCGATCGGCCGGTGGTGGACGATGCCGCGCGCTGGGCCGCGTTCTGCTCGTCCAGCGGCGGCTGGCTGCCGCTGATCTGCACGATGAACTGCACCGTGGCCACCGAGACCATCTCGCGCCTGTTCGGGATCAAGACCGGGCAGGGTGAGGCCTTGCTCGAGGCCACCGCGCCCGGCGCTGGCGGGCTGGTGTTGCTGCCGTTCTTCAACGGCGAGCGCACCCCGAACCTGCCGGCCGCGCGCGGCTGCATGACCGGCATGGACCTCCACAACACCACCCCGGCGCATTTCTACCGCGCGGCGATGGAAGGCGCCAGCTACAGCCTGCGCAACGGCTTCGACGCCTTCGTCGATGCCGGGCTGGCGTTCGACTCGATCTACGTCACCGGCGGCGGCAGCAAGAGCGCCGGCTGGCGGCAGCTGATCGCCGACCTGTTCGGCTTGCCGGTGCACGTGCCGGCGCAGGCCGAGGGGGCCGCGTTCGGCGCCGCGCTGCAGGCGCTGTGGGCCGACGGCCACGCGCAGGGCGACCAGGCCAGCCTGGCCGAGGTGGTGCTGCAGCACCAGCAGGACGAAGCGACGCTGTCGGCGCAGCCCGATCCGCAACGCGGTGCGCAGTACCAGGCGCACTACCAGACCTTCTTGAAACACTTGCATGCCATTGGCCCGCTCTACGCCGGCTGA
- the xylA gene encoding xylose isomerase, with protein MSNSVYIGAKEYFPGIGRIAFEGKASDNPLAFKVYDATKRIGDKTMAEHLRFAVAYWHSFCGNGADPFGPGTRAYPWDAGSDALGRAEAKADAAFEFFTKLGVPYYCFHDIDLAPDADDVGQYEKNLTHMVGIAKQRQADTGIKLLWGTANLFSHPRYMNGASTNPDFNVVARAAVQVKAALDATVELGGENYVFWGGREGYASLHNTQMKREQDNMARFLTIARDYGRSIGFTGNFLIEPKPMEPMKHQYDFDSATVIGFLRQHGLDKDFKLNIEANHATLSGHSFEHDLQVASDAGLLGSIDANRGNPQNGWDTDQFPTDLYDTVGAMLVVLRQGGLAPGGLNFDAKVRRESSDPQDLFLAHIGGMDAFARGLEVAHALLTSSPLEQWRAERYSSFDSGAGAAFAAGSSTLADLAAHAAKAGAPKQVSGRQEAYENLINQYLIR; from the coding sequence ATGAGCAACTCCGTCTACATCGGCGCCAAGGAATACTTCCCGGGCATCGGCCGCATCGCGTTCGAAGGCAAGGCCTCGGACAACCCGCTCGCCTTCAAGGTCTACGACGCGACCAAGCGCATCGGCGACAAGACCATGGCCGAGCACCTGCGCTTCGCGGTGGCGTACTGGCACAGCTTCTGCGGCAACGGCGCCGATCCGTTCGGCCCGGGCACGCGCGCCTATCCGTGGGACGCCGGCAGCGACGCGCTGGGCCGCGCCGAGGCCAAGGCCGATGCGGCGTTCGAGTTCTTCACCAAGCTCGGCGTGCCGTACTACTGCTTCCACGATATCGACCTGGCGCCGGACGCCGACGACGTCGGCCAGTACGAGAAGAACCTCACGCACATGGTCGGCATCGCCAAGCAGCGCCAGGCCGACACCGGCATCAAGCTGCTGTGGGGCACCGCCAACCTGTTCTCGCATCCGCGCTACATGAACGGTGCCTCGACCAATCCGGATTTCAACGTGGTCGCGCGCGCGGCGGTGCAGGTCAAGGCCGCGCTCGACGCCACGGTGGAGCTGGGCGGCGAGAACTACGTGTTCTGGGGCGGCCGCGAAGGCTATGCCAGCCTGCACAACACACAGATGAAGCGCGAGCAGGACAACATGGCGCGCTTTTTGACCATCGCCCGCGACTACGGCCGCAGCATCGGCTTCACCGGCAACTTCCTGATCGAACCCAAGCCGATGGAGCCGATGAAGCACCAGTACGACTTCGACAGCGCCACGGTGATCGGTTTCCTGCGCCAGCACGGCCTGGACAAGGACTTCAAGCTCAACATCGAGGCCAACCACGCCACGCTGTCGGGCCACAGCTTCGAGCACGACCTGCAGGTGGCCAGCGATGCCGGGCTGCTTGGCAGCATCGACGCCAACCGCGGCAACCCGCAGAACGGTTGGGACACCGACCAGTTCCCGACCGACCTGTACGACACGGTCGGCGCGATGCTGGTGGTGCTGCGGCAGGGCGGGCTGGCGCCGGGCGGCTTGAACTTCGACGCCAAGGTGCGGCGCGAGTCGTCCGATCCGCAGGATCTGTTCCTGGCCCACATCGGCGGCATGGACGCGTTCGCGCGCGGGCTGGAAGTGGCCCATGCGCTGCTGACGTCCTCGCCGCTGGAGCAATGGCGCGCCGAGCGTTACAGCAGCTTCGACAGCGGCGCCGGCGCGGCGTTCGCGGCCGGCAGCAGCACGCTGGCGGACCTGGCGGCGCACGCGGCCAAGGCCGGCGCGCCCAAGCAGGTCAGCGGCCGCCAGGAAGCCTACGAGAACCTGATCAACCAGTACCTGATCCGCTGA
- a CDS encoding sugar porter family MFS transporter — protein sequence MSSVSLDRAHGAGENTRLIILISCVATIGGFLFGFDSGVINGTVDGLKQTFHSSAAGTGFEVASMLLGCAFGAFFAGWLADRLGRRAVLIISAVLFLLSALGAGASHSSMFFVFARVMGGFAVGAASVMSPAYIAEVAPARYRGRLATVQQIAIIGGLFTAFLSNYVLVKLASASTEPLWLGQAAWRWMFWMQAFPSLVFLLLLLAIPESPRYLVVKGRREDALAVLTRLYGPREAQAKLTEISASLAADQHKPKLSDLVSKVTGKVRPIVWIGIGLATFQQLVGINVVFYYGAVLWQAVGFSESDSLLINVLSGALSIGACLITVMLIDKIGRKPLLWIGSAGMAVSLALVTLAFASASLDAAGKLAMSPGMGRLALVAANVYVIFFNMSWGPVMWVMLGEMFPNQIRGSGLAVAGAAQWTSNFAITVSFPILLGSIGLAGAYGIYTVAAFISVFFVLKYVYETKGRELEQMQG from the coding sequence ATGTCCAGCGTATCCCTAGACCGCGCCCATGGCGCAGGCGAGAACACGCGCCTCATCATCCTCATCAGTTGCGTCGCCACCATCGGCGGCTTCCTGTTCGGCTTCGACAGCGGCGTGATCAATGGCACCGTCGACGGCCTCAAGCAGACCTTCCATTCCAGCGCCGCCGGCACCGGCTTCGAGGTCGCCTCGATGCTGCTGGGCTGCGCGTTCGGCGCGTTCTTCGCCGGCTGGCTGGCCGACCGGCTCGGCCGCCGTGCGGTGCTGATCATCTCCGCGGTGCTGTTCCTGCTGTCGGCGCTCGGCGCCGGCGCCTCGCACAGTTCGATGTTCTTCGTTTTCGCGCGGGTCATGGGCGGCTTCGCGGTCGGCGCGGCCAGCGTGATGTCGCCGGCCTACATCGCCGAGGTCGCGCCGGCGCGCTACCGCGGGCGCCTGGCCACGGTGCAGCAGATCGCGATCATCGGCGGCCTGTTCACCGCATTCCTGAGCAACTACGTGCTGGTCAAGCTGGCCAGCGCCTCGACCGAGCCGCTGTGGCTGGGCCAGGCCGCATGGCGCTGGATGTTCTGGATGCAGGCATTCCCGTCGCTGGTGTTCCTGCTGCTGTTGCTGGCGATCCCGGAAAGCCCGCGCTACCTGGTGGTCAAGGGCCGTCGCGAGGATGCGCTGGCGGTGCTGACCAGGCTGTACGGCCCGCGCGAGGCGCAGGCCAAGCTCACCGAGATCTCCGCCTCGCTGGCGGCCGACCAGCACAAGCCCAAGCTGTCGGACCTGGTCAGCAAGGTCACCGGCAAGGTGCGCCCGATCGTGTGGATCGGCATCGGCCTGGCCACCTTCCAGCAGCTGGTCGGCATCAACGTGGTGTTCTACTACGGCGCGGTGCTGTGGCAGGCGGTGGGCTTCTCCGAAAGCGATTCGTTGCTGATCAACGTGCTGTCCGGCGCGCTGAGCATCGGCGCCTGCCTGATCACGGTGATGCTGATCGACAAGATCGGGCGCAAACCCTTGCTCTGGATCGGCTCGGCCGGCATGGCGGTGTCGCTGGCGCTGGTCACCCTGGCCTTCGCCAGCGCCTCGCTGGACGCGGCGGGCAAGCTGGCGATGTCGCCGGGCATGGGCCGCTTGGCGCTGGTTGCGGCCAACGTCTACGTGATCTTCTTCAACATGTCCTGGGGCCCGGTGATGTGGGTGATGCTGGGCGAGATGTTCCCGAACCAGATCCGCGGCTCCGGCCTGGCGGTGGCGGGCGCGGCGCAGTGGACCTCGAACTTCGCCATCACCGTCTCGTTCCCGATCCTGCTGGGCAGCATCGGCCTGGCCGGCGCCTACGGCATCTACACCGTGGCCGCGTTCATCTCGGTGTTCTTCGTGCTCAAGTACGTGTACGAGACCAAGGGCCGCGAGCTGGAGCAGATGCAGGGCTGA
- the pcnB gene encoding polynucleotide adenylyltransferase PcnB, protein MPFTLQLIPRDQHNVSRKDISPNALRVLYRLREAGFGAYLVGGAVRDLLVELQPKDFDVATDATPEQVKQLFRNCRLIGRRFRLAHVVYGREIIEVATFRANVDDGSGDRELDNGRLVRDNVYGSIEDDAVRRDFTCNALYYAIEDFSVRDYTGGFADVQARLMRMIGDPEQRYREDPVRMLRAVRLAAKLDFEIEPSTAEPIPRLAGLLAEAAPARLFEEVLKLFLSGDGVASFEGLERYGLLAALFPESAAALNSNRSGALRRMLIEGLRNTDARVANDEPVSPAFLFALLLWPAYCRALMALQKQGMQLEEAQRRAADRVTLHQLSTVALPRRFSLPMQEIWLLQSRFTSRQKKRVVRTLSHPRFRAAFDFLILRQSASAEHEADIAYWRELQQQPGYAPPPRGFDPEVDYVGDEVAMAPADSEETPKRRRRRRRRPDAAAPAE, encoded by the coding sequence GTGCCGTTCACCCTGCAGCTGATCCCGCGCGATCAGCACAACGTCTCGCGCAAGGACATCAGTCCCAATGCGTTGCGCGTGCTGTACCGGCTGCGCGAAGCCGGCTTCGGCGCGTACCTGGTCGGCGGCGCGGTCCGCGACCTGTTGGTCGAGCTGCAGCCCAAGGACTTCGACGTCGCCACCGACGCCACTCCCGAGCAGGTCAAGCAGCTGTTCCGCAACTGCCGCCTCATCGGCCGCCGCTTCCGCCTGGCGCACGTGGTGTACGGCCGCGAGATCATCGAAGTGGCCACGTTCCGCGCCAACGTCGACGACGGCAGCGGCGACCGCGAGCTCGACAACGGCCGCCTGGTCCGCGACAACGTCTACGGCAGCATCGAGGACGACGCGGTACGCCGCGACTTCACCTGCAACGCGCTGTACTACGCGATCGAGGATTTCTCGGTACGCGACTACACCGGCGGTTTCGCCGACGTGCAGGCGCGGCTGATGCGCATGATCGGCGACCCCGAGCAGCGCTACCGCGAAGACCCGGTGCGCATGCTGCGCGCGGTGCGCCTGGCCGCCAAGCTGGACTTCGAGATCGAGCCGAGCACCGCCGAGCCGATCCCGCGCCTGGCTGGGCTGCTGGCCGAAGCGGCGCCGGCACGGCTGTTCGAGGAAGTGCTGAAGCTGTTCCTGTCCGGCGACGGCGTGGCCAGCTTCGAAGGCCTGGAGCGTTACGGCCTGCTCGCCGCGCTGTTCCCGGAGAGCGCAGCGGCGCTGAATTCCAACCGCAGCGGCGCGCTGCGGCGGATGCTGATCGAAGGCCTGCGCAACACCGATGCGCGCGTGGCCAACGACGAGCCGGTGTCGCCGGCGTTCCTGTTCGCGCTGCTGCTGTGGCCGGCCTACTGCCGCGCGCTGATGGCGTTGCAGAAGCAGGGCATGCAGCTGGAGGAGGCGCAGCGCCGCGCCGCCGACCGGGTGACCCTGCACCAGCTGAGCACGGTCGCGCTGCCGCGGCGCTTCTCGCTGCCGATGCAGGAAATCTGGCTGCTGCAGTCGCGCTTCACCTCGCGCCAGAAGAAGCGGGTGGTGCGCACGCTGTCGCATCCACGTTTCCGCGCCGCATTCGATTTCCTGATCCTGCGCCAGTCGGCCTCGGCCGAGCACGAGGCCGACATCGCCTATTGGCGCGAATTGCAGCAGCAGCCCGGCTACGCGCCGCCGCCGCGCGGCTTCGACCCGGAGGTCGACTACGTCGGCGACGAGGTGGCGATGGCCCCGGCCGACAGCGAGGAAACCCCCAAGCGCCGCCGGCGCCGGCGCCGGCGTCCGGATGCCGCCGCACCGGCCGAGTGA